The following are encoded in a window of Streptomyces sp. Go-475 genomic DNA:
- the rdgB gene encoding RdgB/HAM1 family non-canonical purine NTP pyrophosphatase: protein MTRLILATRNAGKITELRAILAEAGLPHELVGADAYPDVPDVKETGVTFAENALLKAHTLARATGLPAVADDSGLCVDVLNGAPGIFSARWSGRHGDDKANLELLLAQLSDIADEHRGAHFACAAALALPDGTERVVEGRLRGVLRHSPTGTNGFGYDPILQPEGETRTCAELTPQEKNAISHRGKAFRALVPVVRELLG, encoded by the coding sequence ATGACCCGCCTGATCCTCGCCACCCGTAACGCCGGAAAGATCACCGAGCTTCGCGCGATCCTCGCCGAAGCCGGGCTGCCCCACGAACTCGTCGGCGCCGACGCCTACCCGGACGTCCCCGACGTCAAGGAAACCGGCGTGACGTTCGCCGAGAACGCGCTCCTCAAGGCCCACACCCTGGCCCGGGCCACGGGCCTTCCGGCCGTCGCCGACGACTCCGGCCTCTGCGTCGACGTCCTGAACGGCGCGCCCGGCATCTTCTCCGCCCGCTGGTCCGGCCGCCACGGCGACGACAAGGCCAACCTGGAGCTGCTCCTCGCCCAGCTGTCGGACATCGCCGACGAGCACCGCGGCGCCCACTTCGCCTGCGCGGCGGCCCTGGCCCTGCCGGACGGCACGGAGCGGGTGGTCGAGGGCCGACTCCGCGGCGTCCTGCGCCACTCGCCGACCGGCACGAACGGCTTCGGCTACGACCCGATCCTCCAACCGGAGGGCGAGACCCGCACCTGCGCGGAACTGACGCCCCAGGAGAAGAACGCGATCAGCCACCGGGGGAAGGCGTTCCGGGCGTTGGTGCCGGTGGTCCGGGAGCTGCTGGGCTGA
- the rph gene encoding ribonuclease PH, whose translation MSRIDGRTPRQLRPITIERGWSKHAEGSVLVSFGDTKVFCTASVTEGVPRWRKGSGEGWVTAEYSMLPRSTNTRGDRESVKGRIGGRTHEISRLIGRSLRAVIDYKALGENTIVLDCDVLQADGGTRTAAITGAYVALADAVAWAQRKKLIKAGRQPLTGTVSAVSVGIVGGVPLLDLCYEEDVKAETDMNVVCTGDGRFVEIQGTAEAEPFARDELDALLDLAVAGCAELAAHQRTALDTVLEK comes from the coding sequence ATGTCTCGAATCGACGGCCGCACCCCCCGGCAACTCCGCCCCATCACCATCGAGCGCGGCTGGAGCAAGCACGCCGAAGGATCCGTCCTCGTCTCCTTCGGCGACACCAAGGTCTTCTGCACCGCCTCCGTCACCGAAGGCGTCCCGCGCTGGCGCAAGGGCAGCGGCGAAGGCTGGGTCACCGCCGAGTACTCCATGCTGCCCCGCTCCACCAACACCCGCGGCGACCGCGAGTCCGTCAAGGGCCGCATCGGCGGCCGCACCCACGAGATCAGCCGCCTCATCGGCCGCTCGCTGCGCGCCGTCATCGACTACAAGGCCCTCGGCGAGAACACCATCGTCCTCGACTGCGACGTCCTCCAGGCCGACGGCGGCACCCGCACGGCCGCCATCACCGGCGCCTACGTCGCCCTCGCCGACGCCGTCGCCTGGGCCCAGCGCAAGAAGCTCATCAAGGCCGGCCGCCAGCCCCTCACCGGCACCGTCTCCGCCGTCTCCGTCGGCATCGTCGGCGGCGTCCCCCTCCTCGACCTCTGCTACGAGGAGGACGTCAAGGCCGAGACCGACATGAACGTCGTCTGCACCGGCGACGGCCGCTTCGTCGAGATCCAGGGCACCGCCGAGGCCGAACCCTTCGCCCGCGACGAACTCGACGCCCTCCTCGACCTCGCCGTCGCCGGCTGCGCCGAACTCGCCGCCCACCAGCGCACCGCGCTTGATACCGTCCTCGAAAAGTAA
- a CDS encoding transglycosylase domain-containing protein — protein MSDEPQQPNPGWAPREPQADGDPGAPQGPAAGKPKRTGWRRMIPTWRMTLGGFIIVVMLLVGGFFLGYSLVKIPPANALATKQANVYLYADGSVIARDGEINRENVTLAQISKDAQHAILAAEDRDFYTESAVDPKAMVRAAWNTALGKGKQSGSTITQQYVKNYYLRQEQTVTRKAKEFFIAIKLDREKSKDEILEGYLNTSFFGRNAYGIQAAAQAYYGMDAKDLDPARAAYLAALVNAPSQYDVVAHPENRRAAESRWNYVLDGMVKKGWLSESERAGMKFPVPKESTLSTGMSGQRGYIVRTVKDYLVQNKIVEESKLDAGGYRITTTLQKPKQDAFVKAVDDKLMSKLDKKNNKVDRYVRAGGAAVDPKTGEVVAMYNGIDYVKQYTPNATRRDFQVGSTFKPFVFTSAVENHSETQDGRVITPNTIYDGTNKRPVQGWAGDPYAPENEDQRSYGDITVTEATDSSVNSVYAQMAADVGPQKVKQTAIDLGIPENTPDLADGPAIALGTATASVLDMAEAYATLANHGRHGTYTMVKKVTKEGMPIELPERRTRQAVSREAADTTTSMLRSVVQNGTASAAQALGRPVAGKTGTAEEDTAAWFAGYTPELATVVSVMGQDPVTAAHKSLYGAMGLPRINGGGAPTEIWTQFTQDALKGKPVKEFDLRLQPGADVSQAPGTEPPADPTTGTTDGGSTSTGGQETGTETPGQSPSAPEGQTQGQTNGGTTDGGTGGESPTGGGTADGGTGDGGTATDGGTTDGGTTEGGGDATDGGATGGPTGPGWGVMPQGARRE, from the coding sequence ATGAGTGACGAGCCTCAGCAGCCGAACCCGGGCTGGGCACCGAGAGAGCCGCAGGCGGACGGCGACCCCGGCGCGCCTCAGGGCCCGGCGGCCGGGAAACCGAAGCGGACCGGCTGGCGCCGGATGATCCCGACCTGGCGCATGACGCTGGGCGGCTTCATCATCGTCGTCATGCTGCTGGTCGGCGGCTTCTTCCTCGGCTACTCGCTGGTGAAGATCCCGCCCGCCAACGCGCTCGCCACCAAGCAGGCCAACGTCTACCTGTACGCGGACGGCTCCGTGATCGCCCGCGACGGCGAGATCAACCGGGAGAACGTCACCCTCGCGCAGATCTCCAAGGACGCCCAGCACGCCATCCTGGCCGCCGAGGACCGCGACTTCTACACGGAGTCCGCCGTCGACCCCAAGGCCATGGTCCGCGCCGCCTGGAACACCGCCCTCGGCAAGGGCAAGCAGTCCGGCTCCACCATCACGCAGCAGTACGTGAAGAACTACTACCTGCGCCAGGAGCAGACCGTCACGCGCAAGGCCAAGGAGTTCTTCATCGCGATCAAACTGGACCGCGAGAAGAGCAAGGACGAGATCCTCGAGGGCTACCTCAACACCAGCTTCTTCGGCCGCAACGCCTACGGCATCCAGGCCGCCGCCCAGGCCTACTACGGCATGGACGCCAAGGACCTCGACCCGGCCCGCGCCGCCTACCTCGCCGCGCTCGTCAACGCCCCCAGCCAGTACGACGTCGTCGCCCACCCCGAGAACCGCAGGGCCGCCGAGTCCCGCTGGAACTACGTCCTGGACGGCATGGTCAAGAAGGGCTGGCTCAGCGAGTCCGAGCGGGCCGGCATGAAGTTCCCGGTGCCGAAGGAGTCCACCCTCTCCACCGGCATGTCCGGCCAGCGCGGCTACATCGTCCGGACCGTCAAGGACTACCTGGTCCAGAACAAGATCGTCGAGGAGAGCAAGCTCGACGCCGGCGGCTACCGCATCACGACGACCCTGCAGAAGCCCAAGCAGGACGCCTTCGTGAAGGCCGTCGACGACAAGCTGATGTCCAAGCTGGACAAGAAGAACAACAAGGTCGACCGCTACGTCCGCGCGGGCGGCGCCGCCGTCGACCCGAAGACCGGCGAGGTCGTCGCGATGTACAACGGCATCGACTACGTCAAGCAGTACACCCCGAACGCCACCCGCAGGGACTTCCAGGTCGGCTCCACCTTCAAGCCGTTCGTGTTCACCTCGGCCGTCGAGAACCACTCCGAGACGCAGGACGGCCGCGTCATCACCCCGAACACGATCTACGACGGCACCAACAAGCGCCCCGTCCAGGGCTGGGCCGGCGACCCTTACGCCCCCGAGAACGAGGACCAGCGCTCCTACGGCGACATCACCGTCACCGAGGCGACCGACAGCTCCGTGAACTCGGTGTACGCGCAGATGGCCGCCGACGTCGGCCCCCAGAAGGTCAAGCAGACCGCCATCGACCTCGGCATCCCCGAGAACACCCCCGACCTCGCCGACGGCCCCGCCATCGCCCTCGGCACGGCCACCGCCAGCGTCCTCGACATGGCCGAGGCCTACGCCACGCTCGCCAACCACGGCCGCCACGGCACGTACACGATGGTCAAGAAGGTCACCAAGGAGGGCATGCCGATCGAGCTGCCCGAGCGGCGCACCCGGCAGGCCGTCAGCCGCGAGGCCGCCGACACCACCACCTCCATGCTCCGGAGCGTCGTCCAGAACGGCACCGCCTCCGCCGCCCAGGCCCTCGGCCGCCCCGTCGCCGGCAAGACCGGCACCGCCGAGGAGGACACCGCCGCCTGGTTCGCCGGCTACACCCCCGAGCTCGCCACGGTCGTCTCCGTGATGGGCCAGGACCCGGTCACCGCCGCGCACAAGTCGCTGTACGGCGCGATGGGCCTGCCGCGCATCAACGGCGGCGGGGCGCCCACGGAGATCTGGACGCAGTTCACCCAGGACGCCCTCAAGGGCAAGCCGGTCAAGGAGTTCGACCTGCGGCTCCAGCCGGGCGCCGACGTCTCCCAGGCGCCGGGCACCGAGCCCCCGGCCGACCCGACCACGGGCACCACCGACGGCGGCAGCACGTCCACCGGCGGCCAGGAGACCGGCACCGAGACGCCCGGCCAGTCGCCGAGCGCGCCCGAGGGGCAGACCCAGGGCCAGACCAACGGCGGCACCACCGACGGCGGCACGGGCGGCGAGTCCCCGACCGGCGGCGGCACCGCGGACGGCGGCACCGGCGACGGCGGCACGGCCACCGACGGAGGCACGACCGACGGCGGCACGACGGAGGGCGGCGGCGACGCGACCGACGGCGGCGCGACGGGCGGCCCGACGGGCCCCGGCTGGGGCGTGATGCCGCAGGGCGCGCGCCGCGAATAG
- a CDS encoding ABC transporter permease: MADTVRERAEVLGVPGRVREGLRSYGLIAAMWIRSTMAYRASFALTTFTNFAVTGLDFVAILLMFSSVDALGGFSLPEIAFLYGLSSLAFGLADMLIGSMERLGRRVRDGTLDTLLVRPAPVLAQVAADRFALRRLGRVTQGTLVLGYALTALDIDWTPLKLLLMPVMVVSGGAIFCSVFVAGAAFQFVAQDASEVQNAFTYGGATLLQYPPVLFARDLVRGVTFVLPLAFVNWLPASYVLGRPYPLDLPTWVAFASPLVAVVCCALAGVAWRAGLRSYRSTGS; encoded by the coding sequence GTGGCTGACACGGTGCGTGAGCGCGCGGAGGTCCTCGGTGTGCCCGGCCGGGTGCGGGAGGGGCTGCGCTCCTACGGGCTGATCGCCGCGATGTGGATCCGCTCCACGATGGCCTACCGCGCCTCCTTCGCCCTGACGACGTTCACCAACTTCGCGGTGACCGGGCTCGACTTCGTCGCCATCCTGCTGATGTTCTCCAGCGTCGACGCGCTGGGCGGCTTCTCCCTGCCCGAGATCGCCTTCCTGTACGGCCTGTCCAGCCTGGCCTTCGGGCTCGCCGACATGCTGATCGGGTCGATGGAGCGGCTGGGGCGCCGGGTGCGCGACGGCACGCTGGACACGCTGCTGGTGCGGCCGGCGCCGGTGCTGGCGCAGGTGGCCGCCGACCGTTTCGCCCTGCGCCGCCTGGGCCGGGTCACGCAGGGCACGCTGGTGCTGGGCTACGCGCTGACCGCCCTGGACATCGACTGGACGCCGCTGAAGCTGCTGCTGATGCCGGTGATGGTGGTCAGCGGCGGGGCGATCTTCTGCTCGGTGTTCGTGGCGGGCGCGGCCTTCCAGTTCGTGGCGCAGGACGCCTCGGAGGTGCAGAACGCGTTCACGTACGGCGGGGCGACGCTGTTGCAGTACCCGCCGGTGCTGTTCGCGCGGGATCTGGTGCGCGGGGTGACCTTCGTGCTGCCGCTGGCCTTCGTGAACTGGCTGCCCGCGTCCTATGTGCTGGGGCGGCCGTATCCGCTGGACCTGCCGACGTGGGTGGCGTTCGCGTCGCCGCTGGTGGCGGTGGTCTGCTGCGCGCTGGCCGGGGTGGCGTGGCGGGCGGGGCTTCGTTCGTACCGGAGTACTGGGAGTTGA
- a CDS encoding ABC-2 family transporter protein, with product MDVGSGRLYAAVAAGGFRRYATYRAAMLAGIFTNTVFGLILVYTYLALWDERPHLGGYDQAQAITYVWIGQALFKTLGISGGGFEDELMERIRTGDVAVDLYRPADLQLWWMAADGGRALFELFARGVPPFVIGALLFPLALPGDVTAWVAFLVAVALAWVVGFAIRYLVALSAFWLIDGTGVVQMSWFVGWFCSGMMLPLNVFPGVFGDVVRMLPWSSVLQAPADVLLGEADPLGTYAFQAAWAVALLAAGRLVQSLATRRVVVQGG from the coding sequence GTGGATGTGGGCTCGGGGCGGTTGTACGCGGCCGTCGCCGCGGGCGGTTTCAGGCGGTACGCGACCTATCGGGCGGCCATGCTGGCCGGGATCTTCACCAACACCGTCTTCGGCCTGATCCTGGTGTACACGTATCTCGCGCTGTGGGACGAGAGACCCCACCTCGGGGGGTACGACCAGGCGCAGGCCATCACCTATGTGTGGATCGGCCAGGCGCTGTTCAAGACGCTCGGCATCAGCGGCGGCGGCTTCGAGGACGAGCTGATGGAGCGCATCCGTACGGGGGACGTCGCCGTCGACCTGTACCGGCCCGCCGACCTCCAGCTGTGGTGGATGGCGGCCGACGGGGGCCGGGCCCTGTTCGAGCTGTTCGCACGCGGGGTGCCGCCCTTCGTCATCGGGGCGCTGCTCTTCCCCCTGGCGCTGCCCGGGGACGTGACGGCCTGGGTGGCGTTCCTGGTGGCGGTGGCGCTGGCCTGGGTGGTCGGCTTCGCCATCCGGTACCTGGTGGCGCTGTCGGCGTTCTGGCTGATCGACGGCACCGGGGTGGTGCAGATGTCGTGGTTCGTCGGCTGGTTCTGCTCGGGGATGATGCTGCCGCTGAACGTCTTCCCGGGCGTCTTCGGCGACGTCGTGCGGATGCTGCCCTGGTCGTCGGTCCTCCAGGCACCGGCCGACGTCCTGCTCGGCGAGGCCGACCCGCTCGGCACGTACGCCTTCCAGGCGGCCTGGGCGGTGGCGCTGCTGGCGGCCGGGCGGCTGGTGCAGTCGCTGGCGACGCGGCGGGTGGTGGTCCAGGGTGGCTGA
- a CDS encoding ATP-binding cassette domain-containing protein — MTGSESGFIELDGVEKVFEVRKKTGFMKRERRQVRAVDSISFRVGRGEMVGYIGPNGAGKSTTIKMLTGILTPSAGRLRVAGIDPSRERTRLAHRIGVVFGQRTTLWWDLPLVDSYRLMHRMYRIPDGRYRENLDRLVELLDLGDLLDVPVRQLSLGQRMRGDIAAALLHDPEVLYLDEPTIGLDVVSKAKVREFLRELNAERGTTVLLTTHDLQDIEQLCKRVMVIDQGRLMYDGPLAGLHEAGESERTLVVDLERELPPIDAPAPARVVRVDGPRQWLAFPAAESAAPLVARIAAEYPLVDLSVREPDIEAVIAKMYAERATT; from the coding sequence TTGACCGGTTCCGAAAGCGGGTTCATCGAACTCGACGGTGTCGAGAAGGTCTTCGAGGTGCGCAAGAAGACCGGCTTCATGAAGCGGGAGCGGCGGCAGGTGCGCGCCGTCGACTCGATCTCCTTCCGGGTGGGACGCGGCGAGATGGTCGGCTACATCGGCCCGAACGGCGCCGGCAAGTCGACCACGATCAAGATGCTGACCGGCATCCTCACGCCGAGCGCGGGCCGGCTCCGGGTGGCGGGCATCGACCCCTCCCGGGAGCGGACGCGCCTCGCGCACCGCATCGGGGTGGTGTTCGGGCAGCGCACGACGCTGTGGTGGGACCTGCCGCTGGTCGACTCCTACCGGCTGATGCACCGCATGTACCGGATACCGGACGGCCGTTACCGCGAGAACCTCGACCGGCTGGTCGAACTCCTCGACCTGGGCGACCTGCTGGACGTGCCGGTGCGGCAGCTCTCGCTCGGGCAGCGGATGCGCGGCGACATCGCGGCGGCGCTGCTGCACGACCCGGAGGTGCTGTACCTCGACGAGCCGACCATCGGGCTCGACGTCGTCTCCAAGGCCAAGGTGCGGGAGTTCCTGCGGGAGTTGAACGCCGAGCGCGGCACGACGGTTCTGCTGACCACGCACGACCTGCAGGACATCGAGCAGTTGTGCAAGCGGGTGATGGTCATCGACCAGGGGCGGCTGATGTACGACGGGCCGCTCGCCGGGCTGCACGAGGCGGGGGAGAGCGAGCGGACGCTGGTGGTGGACCTGGAGCGGGAACTGCCGCCGATCGACGCCCCCGCACCCGCCCGGGTCGTGCGGGTGGACGGTCCGCGGCAGTGGCTGGCGTTCCCGGCCGCGGAGTCGGCGGCGCCGCTGGTGGCGCGGATCGCGGCGGAGTATCCGCTGGTCGACCTGTCGGTGCGGGAGCCGGACATCGAGGCGGTGATCGCGAAAATGTACGCGGAGCGTGCGACCACGTAG
- a CDS encoding HNH endonuclease translates to MSTRRDQPTPGRLRAAVAASTSLAEVLRRLGRPDNGGQRAMLRRWIAQERLDTAHFLGQAHNRGKPGTVPVKQPEEILIRHGGRYRTRTSLLRRALGAVGVPEECARCGTGPEWLGKPMTLEVDHINGDWSDDRRENLRLLCPNCHAITRTWCRGGRRAIHEAQ, encoded by the coding sequence GTGAGCACACGACGGGACCAGCCCACCCCTGGCCGACTGCGGGCCGCGGTCGCCGCGTCCACCTCCCTGGCAGAGGTGCTGCGCCGCCTGGGCCGACCGGACAACGGTGGTCAGCGGGCGATGTTGCGCCGCTGGATCGCCCAAGAGCGCCTCGACACGGCGCATTTTCTGGGACAGGCACACAATCGCGGCAAGCCGGGAACGGTCCCGGTCAAGCAGCCCGAGGAGATCCTGATCCGGCACGGCGGCCGGTACCGGACCCGCACCTCGCTGTTGCGCCGCGCGCTCGGTGCCGTCGGCGTTCCGGAAGAGTGCGCGCGGTGCGGCACCGGGCCCGAGTGGCTCGGCAAGCCGATGACGCTGGAGGTGGATCACATCAACGGAGACTGGAGCGACGACCGGCGCGAGAATCTGCGGTTGTTGTGCCCGAATTGCCATGCGATCACCAGGACGTGGTGTCGAGGAGGCCGCCGGGCGATCCACGAGGCCCAGTAG
- a CDS encoding PTS glucose/sucrose transporter subunit IIB: MATKAEKIVAGLGGIDNIEEVEGCITRLRTEVVDPAKVDEAALKAAGAHGVVKMGTAIQVVIGTDADPIAAEIEDLM, from the coding sequence ATGGCCACCAAGGCTGAGAAGATCGTTGCCGGGCTCGGCGGCATCGACAACATCGAAGAGGTCGAAGGCTGCATCACCCGCCTCCGCACCGAGGTCGTCGACCCCGCCAAGGTCGACGAGGCCGCCCTGAAGGCCGCCGGCGCCCACGGCGTCGTCAAGATGGGCACCGCCATCCAGGTCGTCATCGGCACGGACGCCGACCCCATCGCCGCGGAGATCGAAGACCTGATGTGA
- a CDS encoding HNH endonuclease signature motif containing protein, translating into MGASTYTRERLEEAARGARTLSEALGRLGVDPRSATRDYISRRMKKLGVDTSHFTREGHKWTKEALQAAVAASTSTNDVLRHLGLDLVGGHHTHIGRRIKSYGIDTSHFVPVVRTERTRHNQRRRTAAEILIEDTSSHARRVPSARLKRAMQELGIEERCALCGIEALWLGEPLPLEVDHIDGDWRNNRIENLRVLCPNCHATTDRYRGRGARRGRPS; encoded by the coding sequence ATGGGGGCGAGTACGTACACCAGGGAGCGGCTGGAGGAGGCTGCCCGGGGGGCTCGGACGTTGTCGGAGGCGTTGGGGAGGCTGGGGGTGGATCCGCGGAGTGCTACGCGGGACTACATCAGTCGGCGGATGAAGAAGCTGGGCGTGGACACCTCCCACTTCACGCGGGAGGGCCACAAGTGGACGAAAGAGGCCCTGCAAGCAGCCGTAGCGGCCTCGACCAGCACGAACGACGTGCTGCGTCATCTCGGGCTCGATCTGGTCGGGGGACATCACACGCACATCGGCCGCAGGATCAAGTCCTACGGAATCGACACCTCGCACTTCGTGCCCGTGGTCCGCACGGAGAGGACGAGACACAACCAGCGCCGCCGAACCGCTGCGGAGATCCTCATCGAGGACACCTCCTCGCACGCCCGGCGGGTTCCGAGTGCCCGCCTCAAGAGGGCCATGCAGGAGCTGGGTATCGAGGAGCGCTGTGCCCTGTGCGGCATCGAAGCGCTGTGGCTGGGGGAACCACTGCCCCTGGAGGTCGACCACATCGACGGTGACTGGCGGAACAACAGAATCGAGAACCTTCGGGTGCTGTGCCCCAACTGCCATGCGACGACGGACAGGTACCGGGGACGCGGCGCGCGGCGCGGGCGGCCCTCGTGA
- the bcp gene encoding thioredoxin-dependent thiol peroxidase, translating to MSERLQPGDVAPAFTLPDADGTEVSLSDHKGRKVIVYFYPAALTPGCTKQACDFTDNLELLAGAGYEVIGISPDKPEKLAKFRDKESLKVTLLADPDKKVLEAYGAFGEKKLYGKTVVGVIRSTVIVDEEGKVERALYNVKATGHVAKIIKDLGI from the coding sequence ATGAGCGAGCGACTCCAGCCGGGGGACGTGGCCCCCGCCTTCACCCTGCCCGACGCCGACGGCACCGAGGTGTCCCTGTCGGACCACAAGGGCCGCAAGGTCATCGTCTACTTCTACCCGGCCGCCCTCACCCCCGGCTGCACGAAGCAGGCCTGCGACTTCACGGACAACCTGGAGCTGCTGGCCGGCGCGGGCTACGAGGTCATCGGCATCTCCCCCGACAAGCCGGAGAAGCTCGCGAAGTTCCGCGACAAGGAGTCCCTCAAGGTCACCCTCCTCGCCGACCCGGACAAGAAGGTCCTGGAGGCCTACGGCGCCTTCGGCGAGAAGAAGCTGTACGGCAAGACGGTCGTCGGCGTCATCCGCTCCACGGTGATCGTGGACGAGGAGGGCAAGGTCGAACGCGCCCTGTACAACGTCAAGGCGACGGGCCACGTAGCCAAGATCATCAAGGATCTGGGGATCTGA
- a CDS encoding DUF3618 domain-containing protein has protein sequence MADTADTRTPAQIEADIRRRRETLAETLDEIGVRVHPKTIVGDAKAKVASNIDHTLGRAYVEINRAVTDVRARFVDEDGAPRLERVVPVALVVVGVVGLLAVGTRRRKG, from the coding sequence GTGGCGGACACGGCGGACACCAGGACCCCGGCGCAGATCGAGGCGGACATCAGGCGCCGCCGCGAGACCCTGGCCGAGACCCTCGACGAGATCGGGGTGCGGGTGCACCCGAAGACGATCGTCGGGGACGCCAAGGCCAAGGTCGCGTCGAACATCGATCACACCCTCGGGCGGGCCTACGTGGAGATCAACAGGGCCGTCACCGATGTCCGGGCCCGGTTCGTGGACGAGGACGGGGCGCCGCGGCTGGAGCGGGTCGTGCCGGTCGCCCTCGTGGTCGTCGGCGTGGTCGGCCTGCTGGCCGTCGGTACGCGGCGCCGCAAGGGCTGA
- a CDS encoding co-chaperone GroES, whose amino-acid sequence MSAKRNEHSTHPDKLPIRMLHDRVLVRQDTSEGERRSGGGILIPATAAVGRRLAWAEVVAVGQNVRTVEPGDRVLFDPEDRAEVEVRGIAYVLMRERDLHAVAADRFEGSEDSTGLYL is encoded by the coding sequence GTGAGCGCCAAGAGAAACGAGCACAGCACCCATCCCGACAAGCTGCCCATCCGGATGCTGCACGACCGCGTACTCGTGCGGCAGGACACCAGCGAGGGCGAGCGGCGTTCCGGCGGCGGCATCCTGATCCCCGCCACGGCGGCGGTCGGCCGGCGGCTGGCCTGGGCCGAGGTCGTCGCGGTGGGGCAGAACGTGCGGACCGTGGAGCCGGGCGACCGGGTTCTGTTCGACCCGGAGGACCGTGCCGAGGTCGAGGTGCGGGGCATCGCGTACGTGCTCATGCGCGAGCGCGACCTGCACGCCGTGGCCGCGGACCGGTTCGAGGGGTCGGAGGACTCGACGGGCCTGTACCTGTAG
- a CDS encoding multidrug efflux SMR transporter: MAWVLLVVAGLLEVGWSVGMKYTDGFTRPLPSVLTGAGIVASMLLLSQAARTLPIGTAYGVWVGIGAAGAAVFGMVVLGEPATAARIFFVCLLLVAVVGLKATSGH; the protein is encoded by the coding sequence ATGGCCTGGGTTCTGCTCGTCGTCGCCGGTCTGCTCGAAGTCGGGTGGTCCGTCGGCATGAAGTACACCGACGGCTTCACGCGCCCGCTGCCCAGTGTGCTCACCGGCGCCGGCATCGTCGCCAGCATGCTGCTGCTGTCGCAGGCCGCCAGGACCCTGCCGATCGGTACCGCCTACGGCGTGTGGGTGGGGATCGGGGCGGCCGGGGCGGCGGTGTTCGGCATGGTGGTGCTGGGGGAGCCGGCCACCGCCGCCCGGATCTTCTTCGTGTGCCTGCTGCTGGTCGCCGTGGTGGGGCTCAAGGCGACGTCAGGCCACTGA